One genomic segment of Misgurnus anguillicaudatus chromosome 23, ASM2758022v2, whole genome shotgun sequence includes these proteins:
- the LOC129453830 gene encoding uncharacterized protein, with the protein MHLLLVLPFVLEVQSRSTSHNFTSDCLYHVEIKAANCTSSNFTHLPVSVPPSTEQLDLSFNHLSAIRPRAFQTTRRLRVLLLNGNSISALADGAFLFLENLQRLDLSRNRISSLSGGFSLGLGSLRELSLAENKLSVMESDCFVHLDSLHKLNLSHNAIKTIKMRAFGSTSTLRQIQLDWNNITVLNNGIFSMLRNLEVLNLRHNQIHALDVGVLSPLTSLALLDLTNNNLSSIQFKTFLSLNTYSTHIMLQGNPWKCDCDLQRVFRKLCNVKRLFLDDYDSLNCSNLDEIHGYSMGFDTELCVAEMVTVLVITITVFITVVAAIVMAEKKRKKKIKEKHWTEVREASKADRSYY; encoded by the coding sequence ATGCATCTGCTGTTGGTTCTTCCCTTTGTTCTTGAAGTCCAGTCGAGGTCCACCAGCCACAACTTTACATCCGACTGCCTCTATCATGTGGAGATCAAAGCCGCCAACTGCACCAGCAGCAATTTCACGCACCTGCCCGTCTCTGTTCCACCCTCTACCGAACAACTTGACTTGTCCTTCAACCACCTAAGTGCCATCCGACCCCGAGCTTTCCAGACCACACGAAGACTTCGCGTCCTTCTTCTGAACGGCAACTCCATTAGCGCACTGGCCGATGGGGCCTTCCTCTTCCTAGAAAATCTGCAGAGACTGGACCTGAGCAGAAACCGAATCTCATCGCTGAGCGGAGGTTTCTCGTTGGGACTCGGGTCCCTTCGAGAGCTGTCGCTGGCCGAAAACAAGTTAAGCGTTATGGAAAGCGATTGCTTCGTCCACTTGGACTCATTACACAAACTCAACCTGAGCCATAACGCCATCAAAACCATCAAGATGAGAGCGTTCGGCTCCACGAGTACCCTACGCCAGATACAACTGGACTGGAACAACATCACGGTTCTCAACAACGGGATCTTCTCCATGCTTCGCAACCTCGAAGTTTTAAATTTACGACACAACCAGATCCACGCGCTGGACGTTGGGGTTCTTTCACCCTTGACCAGTCTTGCCTTACTGGATCTCACCAACAATAACCTCTCGTCCATTCAGTTCAAGACCTTCTTGAGTCTCAATACGTACAGCACCCACATAATGCTTCAAGGAAACCCGTGGAAGTGCGACTGTGATCTTCAGAGAGTGTTTCGAAAGCTTTGTAACGTCAAGAGGTTGTTCCTAGACGACTACGACAGCCTCAACTGCTCCAATTTGGATGAGATACACGGTTACTCCATGGGTTTCGATACTGAGCTGTGTGTCGCTGAAATGGTGACCGTCCTTGTCATCACCATCACCGTGTTTATCACGGTTGTGGCGGCCATCGTGATGGCAGAGAAAAAGAGGAAGAAAAAGATCAAGGAAAAACATTGGACAGAGGTTAGAGAGGCCTCCAAGGCTGATCGATCGTATTACTAA